Proteins encoded together in one Triticum dicoccoides isolate Atlit2015 ecotype Zavitan chromosome 7B, WEW_v2.0, whole genome shotgun sequence window:
- the LOC119341995 gene encoding NF-kappa-B-activating protein-like, producing MPRLETQTKPGVPSMAGCGAAASRGRRRHRSPSPPLQDHGVSNLSESEGSRTDSRHRRRRKGRGRNRSGKRSRCRRGRSRGSSSDSDVDSETSYESRKRLRRSSHNRSSGTKSKGSDFCGSGKHDRAAKGNVKAGDEKKDAIESKNMSASRKQQPAPDDDPAPLVGPLPLPHVDVHVKYGGALRPGEGDAMAQFVQQGKRIPRRGEVGLSAEEIQRFEEAGYVMSGSRHSRITAVRLRKENQVYSAEEKRALATFNYEQRAMRESKVRDDLRRLVDKTLGKLAETQHDPFAMPPSR from the coding sequence AtgccgcgcctggagacgcagacGAAGCCCGGCGTCCCTTCGATGGCTGGCTGCGGCGCGGCTGCCTCCCGCGGCCGACGCCGCCACCGATCTCCTAGTCCTCCTCTCCAGGATCATGGGGTATCAAATTTAAGCGAATCGGAAGGTTCCAGGACCGACAGCAGGCACCGACGCCGCCGTAAGGGACGTGGACGCAACAGAAGTGGCAAGAGAAGCCGCTGCCGTCGCGGTCGATCGCGTGGTAGCAGTAGCGATAGCGATGTTGACTCGGAGACCTCCTACGAGAGCAGGAAGAGATTAAGGAGAAGCAGCCACAATCGCTCGAGTGGGACGAAAAGCAAGGGATCTGATTTCTGCGGCTCCGGTAAACACGATCGCGCCGCCAAGGGCAATGTCAAGGCCGGCGATGAGAAGAAGGACGCGATCGAGTCTAAGAATATGTCCGCGTCGAGGAAGCAGCAGCCCGCTCCGGACGACGACCCGGCACCGCTAGTCGGGCCACTGCCGCTGCCCCACGTCGATGTCCATGTCAAGTACGGCGGCGCGCTCCGGCCGGGGGAGGGCGACGCCATGGCGCAGTTCGTGCAGCAGGGGAAGCGGATCCCGCGGCGCGGCGAGGTGGGCCTGTCCGCCGAGGAGATCCAGAGGTTCGAGGAGGCCGGGTACGTGATGAGCGGGAGCAGGCACTCGAGGATCACAGCCGTGCGCCTCCGAAAGGAGAACCAAGTGTACAGCGCCGAGGAGAAGCGCGCGCTCGCGACCTTCAACTACGAGCAGAGGGCGATGCGGGAGAGCAAGGTCAGGGACGA